A stretch of the Salmo salar chromosome ssa20, Ssal_v3.1, whole genome shotgun sequence genome encodes the following:
- the LOC106581210 gene encoding protein FAM222B encodes MLACLPASSGDPTTRFLSHTQMNTGLQQWDTTQKMRSANYPTPAELDAFAKNVANKPLTIKIFPNSVKVPQRKHIRRTVNGLDTSSSSQRHSPYPSQVSGTGAGLLAVLRTSTGKSVLKDTDGSRAHLLPKAAMNLQSGSYVTQSSLNLPEPVPHLQGMSQTQHQALKQGLPHPHPQHAVQQHNMAHHLTSQPQNMPQPHLKTLQQQNMAHPQTLQRQQSLSQLQTVQQQQQNLAHPQNIQRQQSLPHTQTLRQQNQTRPQTLQQQHLLHPQMLQHQTLPHQQALVQQAVAHPQGLRHLPDIAQAQPPPSRQHSQGLQHPQSLSQPLPQGLRHQPDVAQSQPPSSLQHSQGLPPSQQLPQASCAVPGPPSASNALQPQPGPPYGPRKLPDADVPPNVTVSTSTIPLSMAAGLRHNRPGTDLSSIVHQINQFCQARAGMGATSVCEGQIANPSPISRNLLINASSRVNTPHNLDLLPSCLLGPTEKAPGGSQGTAGGLQPNMAVMNRMPPAFHTDIKQQLQQLQQVHQQQQQHQLQQLQQVHQQQQLQHQLQQQLQQQQLQQQRSWNQHQLAHMQHLPEGANPRREIPSGPVFPAKTLNYPHVLLASQPQAFYLKHPSDKTTPSPSVTSPPGGTMPSYTNGCYLQAPWGSVLQAGKSDGLGPLDLAFQGGLSGASIDCSTPGSQYRPGARPGFPGSGQTKLMKQNVSDYLAGDFQAFQHNPGAMGKMHRPPMGRAPAQGPELGNGRNIPAHHPGYR; translated from the exons ATGCTGGCCTGTCTGCCAGCATCATCAGGTGACCCTACAACCCGATTTCTCTCCCACACGCAGATGAACACTGGGCTTCAGCAAT GGGACACTACACAGAAGATGAGATCTGCCAACTATCCAACCCCAGCAGAATTGGATGCCTTTGCTAAGAATGTCGCCAACAAGCCTCTGACCATAAAGATCTTCCCCAACAGTGTCAAAGTACCTCAGAGAAAGCACATCCGCCGCACAGTGAACGGGTTGGACACGTCCAGCTCCAGCCAGCGCCACAGCCCCTACCCGTCTCAGGTCAGCGGCACCGGAGCGGGCCTCCTGGCCGTCCTCCGCACTTCGACCGGCAAAAGCGTCCTCAAAGACACAGACGGCAGCCGAGCCCATCTGCTTCCCAAAGCAGCCATGAACCTCCAAAGCGGGTCGTACGTCACTCAAAGCTCTTTAAATCTCCCCGAGCCTGTCCCCCACCTCCAGGGCATGTCTCAAACCCAACACCAGGCATTGAAACAGGGCCTCCCCCACCCACATCCACAGCATGCTgtacagcagcacaacatggctcACCATTTGACTTCACAGCCACAGAATATGCCTCAACCTCACCTTAAAACTTTACAGCAACAGAACATGGCCCACCCTCAAACTTTACAGCGGCAACAAAGCTTGTCCCAGCTGCAAACtgtacagcagcaacagcagaatCTGGCGCACCCGCAGAATATCCAGCGGCAGCAAAGTTTACCTCACACGCAGACTTTACGACAGCAAAATCAGACTCGGCCACAAACCTTACAGCAGCAGCATCTTCTTCATCCTCAGATGCTACAGCACCAGACTCTTCCTCACCAACAAGCTTTAGTACAGCAGGCTGTGGCTCATCCTCAAGGTCTCCGGCACCTGCCTGACATAGCCCAGGCCCAGCCTCCACCTAGTCGGCAACATTCCCAGGGCCTCCAGCACCCCCAGAGCCTGTCAcagcctctcccccagggcctaaGGCACCAGCCTGATGTAGCCCAGTCCCAGCCTCCATCCAGTCTGCAACATTCCCAGGGCCTCCCCCCATCTCAGCAGCTCCCCCAGGCCTCCTGTGCCGTCCCTGGCCCTCCCTCTGCTTCCAATGCCCTGCAGCCCCAGCCAGGCCCCCCCTACGGCCCCAGGAAGCTGCCAGACGCAGACGTCCCGCCAAACGTAACTGTATCTACCTCCACCATCCCGCTATCCATGGCGGCCGGCCTGCGCCACAACCGGCCGGGCACAGACCTGAGCAGCATCGTGCACCAGATCAATCAGTTCTGCCAGGCTCGGGCCGGAATGGGTGCCACCTCGGTGTGCGAGGGCCAGATTGCCAACCCCAGCCCCATCAGCCGTAACCTTCTCATCAATGCCAGCTCCAGGGTCAACACACCCCACAATCTGGACCTCCTTCCCTCCTGCCTGCTGGGCCCCACAGAGAAGGCCCCTGGAGGGTCCCAGGGCACTGCTGGTGGCCTACAGCCCAACATGGCTGTCATGAACAGGATGCCACCTGCTTTCCACACTGACATAAAGCAGCAATTACAGCAGTTACAACAGGTTcaccagcagcaacaacaacatcaGTTACAGCAGCTGCAACAGGTTCATCAGCAGCAACAGCTACAACATCAGTTACAGCAGCAACTCCAACAGCAGCAACTCCAACAGCAACGCTCCTGGAACCAGCACCAGCTGGCTCACATGCAGCACCTGCCCGAGGGAGCCAACCCCAGGAGAGAAATCCCCTCTGGGCCTGTCTTCCCTGCCAAGACCCTCAACTATCCCCACGTGCTGCTGGCCTCGCAGCCACAAGCCTTCTACCTTAAACACCCATCAGACAAGACAACCCCCTCGCCCTCTGTAACCAGCCCACCGGGTGGCACCATGCCCAGCTACACCAACGGGTGCTACCTGCAGGCTCCATGGGGCAGTGTCCTACAAGCAGGCAAAAGTGATGGTCTAGGCCCTCTGGATTTGGCCTTCCAGGGGGGCCTGTCAGGGGCCTCCATAGACTGCAGCACACCAGGATCACAGTACCGACCAGGAGCCAGACCCGGGTTCCCAGGTTCGGGTCAGACCAAGCTGATGAAGCAGAACGTGTCTGATTACCTGGCTGGGGATTTCCAGGCGTTCCAACATAACCCAGGTGCCATGGGGAAGATGCACAGGCCCCCCATGGGTAGAGCTCCAGCCCAGGGCCCAGAGCTAGGCAATGGTAGAAATATCCCCGCTCACCACCCAGGCTAtcgatag